In Verrucomicrobiia bacterium, the sequence AACCGCCATCGCACCTTATGATGAACGACTTATTCGCGACGCTATTCAACGCGAACTGGCTCGCGACGGGCAAGTTTTCTTTCTTCACAACCGCGTGGAAAGCATCGAACGCATGGCATTAAAAATCCAACGACTCATTCCAGGCATTAAAGTCATCGTGGGACACGGTCAGATGAAAGAAAATGAGCTGGAACAAGTCATGCTCGCTTTTGTTGAAGGCAAAGCTGACGTGCTCGTTTCCACCACTATTATCGAAAGTGGATTAGATATTCCTAATGCCAACACCATTATTATTGATCGAGCTGATCGATTCGGTTTAGCTGATCTTTACCAACTTCGCGGGCGTGTGGGACGCGGTCAACACAAAGCATACGCCTATCTTTTGTTGCCACGCGAACTGTTGATAACGGGTGAAGCACGTCGCAGAACCAGCGCGATCAAACAGTATTCTCATCTTGGCGCAGGATTCAAAATCGCCATGCGCGATTTGGAAATTCGAGGCGCGGGCAATCTTTTGGGCACGCAACAAAGCGGTCACATTGCCGCCATTGGATTTGAATTGTATTGCCAACTTTTAAAAATGGCCATCGAACAACTCAAAACCGGCAAGCCCATTTTTCGACGCGATGTGTCGATTACCATTGATTTCCTCAATCTCAACGAATCCGAAAAATCGACGGATCAACTACCCGCCTATTTACCCATTTCTTTTTTACCCGAACCCGGCCTCCGCATCGAAGCCTACCGAGAATTGGCTGAAATTTCGAACTTTCAAGAATGGAAAACCACCCGAAAAACATGGGAAGATCGCTTTGGAAGATTGCCTGAAGCGGTAGAAAATTTGTTGCAATACACACGCCTTAAAATTCTCTGCAGTGAACATGTTGCTAGCAGTTTAGAAATTGTAGAAGATCAAGTTCGAATCAAAAAAGGTGGCGACTACATTTTAATCGATTCCAAGTTTCCGCGATTGACTGAAAAAAATTTAAAAAAACGCTTCAAAGAGATTTTTTATTGGGCAGAACAATTACTTGAAGAAAATAAATGAATGCAAAGCAAGGTAAAACAACTTAAAGTTTAAACCCGTAGCGCCCCACGAAATCCCCTGGCACTATAGTAAGATTGCGCACCGTTATGACCCACGAAAACCCGGCCGTAGCGACGATCACAATAAAGCGCACCACCAAGTTTTCTAATATCATCAGGTGTTTTCACCCAACTCGAGGTTTTCGTATCAAAATTGCCGAGCTTTTGTAGATCCAGATATTGTTCTTCGGTTAAAAGCTCAACACCCATTGCCTCTGCCATATCCATAACACTATTTTCTGGTTTATGCTCCTTCCTCGATTCCAACGCTTCACGATCGTAACAAATACTAGTGCGACCTTTCGGACTTTCCGGCGAACAATCAAAAAAGATATATTCACCCGTCTTTTTATCGTGACCAACCACATCCGGCTCACCACCCGTCTGCTCCATTTCATTAAGCGACCACAATTTTTTAGAATGGGCCTCTAATCTCACTTGCACCTTAGCCCATTCCAAACCCTTATGGCGGCTCATGTTTTTCTCAAAACGAGTTTTTAATATTTTGAGAAGTTCTTCACGTTGTTTTGATGGCAATTCCTTTTTATTATTCTTCATATTTTTATAGTTTTAAATAGTTCAACTCGTGCGCTTGGAACGTCGCGCAAGAATTATCAGCCCAATCTTCCTCGCAATAAATAATACAACCTGACTCAAGAGAGCCGGTCCAAATCCAAAAAAGCAATAAGCACCGAGCCATGCCGCCACACCAATAATAGCAAAAATTATGCCAGCGTACATGCAATATCCAGAAAAGAGCATGACAGGAACAAAAATAAACCGAACACCAGCAGCATACTGTTGAACTTCCGAAGCTGGTTCATAAATATAACCCAATATCGGAATGCTCAGAATAAGATGAACCCATCGTAAAATCGAACGTCGAATCGCATTTGTCATAGTATGTTTTACTTTAATTTGCTTGCCATGTCTTGCAGACGGTCATGTGCCATATTGATTCCCTGAGCAAAAGGCAATTGCAACATTTGATCCCTGAGCGCAATAGATCGATATACAATATGCATAGTTAGCTTACTGGTACTGTCGGTGAGCTTTTCAAATTCCAAGAACTCAAGTTGAACTTCAAAGGGCGTATTTTCCATTTCAAATGTCCGAGTGATTTTCCGATTCGGATTAAACTCATGGATCGTCCCATTGAACTTATGCTTGTTTCCATGAGGATCAGTAGTTTCAAATTGATAGCTGCCGTGCTTTTTATTTTCAAGTTTCAGCACTTTCGTCCCCATCCATTGCTCAACCATTTCAGGTTCTACATAGGCTTTAAAAAGCAATTCCAATGGCAAATCAAATTCCCTTGTTATCACTAAATCCTGTTTACCCTCTTCCGCATGAATTTTTGTTTTTTGTTCCATACTATTTGTTTTTATATTTTTTCATAACCATTTCTAATTTATTGAAACGATCTTCCCACAACCTGCGAAATGGCTCAATAAAGTTGGCCACCTCTTTCATCTTTTTAGCATTAAAATAATAGTAAATTTCTCGACCGTTTTGTTTTTGTTTAAGTAATTGGCACTCGGTGAGTATTTGCAAATGCTTTGAAACAGTCGGCCTAGCTGTGTCAAAGTTTGCCGCAATGGATCCGGCGGTCATGGATTGCGAAGCAACCAGCAAAAGTATCGCCCTTCTGGTTGGGTCTGCAATGGCTTGAAATACATCTCGTCTTAAATTCATTATGTAGCTATTTGACTACAAAATATATACGTAGTCATTTAACTACGCAATATTTTTTTAAAAAATTTATTACTACAACCATCTTGTAGTGCCCAAAGATAAAGCAATAGAAAGTTAGAGAGCGCACTTGCCATGAGAGTTTGGCTTGCCAAAAATAATTTTCCTTGTAATTAAATTGTCTTTAATCGATTAAATTGCGAGGTAAATAGTGAAAAATATAATTCTTAGTGTTTTACTTTTTGTAAGCCTGTTAACAGAATTCAAAGGCATAGTTTATGGACTAGAATCTATTAACTCTGTTCCATTTAGTTATAACCAAACTTTTGATTCTTTTGGAACCAATGATGTGCCCTGGAGTAATGATTCTATTTTGCCCGGATGGTTCGCGGCTCAAGAAAATGGTATTGTGACCAATTTAGTGGCTGATGATGGAAATAATTCAAACCTAGGGTTATTCTATAATTATGGTTCATTTTTAAGCGTAGATCGAGCCTTGGGTGCCCGTCCTGACGGCAATATACTCGCTATCTTCATAGGTGCAGGTTTTACCAATAACTCCTCTAGCACTGTTACAAATATCCAAATTGCCTATAAAGGAGAGCAATGGAGAGATTCCGATACTGTTCAGCAAACCTTAGAGTTTTTTTATCGAATTGGTGGTAATGACTTTCCCAACAACACTAATAATATTGGTTGGATTGCATTGACCAATCTTAATTTTACGAGTCCTCAAAATTCAATGAGCTTTATGGCTCTTGACGGGAATAATCCGAATAATAGTGCGTCACTTTCTTTTAACCTTGATGGTGTATCCATTCCACCAGGACAAACTTTTTGGATTCGCTGGATGAACTCTTTTGATCCCAATGCAAACTTTGAGCATGGAATAGCCATTGATGATGTGATTTTAAATTTTTCGGGACAAACCAATCAATTCAACTTAACCGAATTTAAGATTGATGTGAAAAAGCCTAAATCGGGTAAAGTTCTTAAATATAAAGGCTCTAAAGGATTCAAAGTCAAAGCAAACGTTGTCACCACTAACACTGTAACTGAAGCGTCTGTTGCAGCTTTTAGTGGCACTAATATTCCGACCAATTTAACTTTTGTTGCGGCAACCTTAAAAGAGTTGAAAAAGGGGAAATTGCTCAAGACACAAGGTGTTAAATATAAATTGAACACAAAGAAAAATAGAACAGGTCAAAATTTAACCCAAGGCCCAATTAACTTAGTGCTTAAATTAGTTGGGACACAAGGAACTAATGCTGGCAGTTATTTACAGACTAATGTTTTTTCTGAGGTTCAAATCAAATAAATTAGTCTCCAGCCATTTGCCTCAGCTCGAGTGTTGAAAGACTCTCGATATATATATTAGCCTCCACGAAATCCCATGACGAGTGGATACAGATTGACCTGTATTGTGCTGAAGAAATCGTCGCTGCAAATTCTCGCAACTACCTACGTAACGCCGACCTGTTTTTTTACTTTGCAAAATGTAAATCCAAAATAAGAAACCTCGGGCTGGTGAGATTTGAACTCACGACCTCGTGGACCCGAACCACGCGCGCTAGCCAAGCTACGCTACAGCCCGTCATGAATTGTTAAAATAAAGAAGGACGTTCACTTAAGCAAACTTCTTTTGGAGCCCTTCATTGACTAAGGGGTCATGCTACTTATTTTATAGATATGAAAAGAACCATTATTGAAGTGAAGCCCAGCCGGGGAGGAGGTTGGGAGGCAAAAATGCGAGGGAATGGAGAACGTATTATCATCAATAATAATAAAGCCCGAGTCATATCTGCTGCTCGACAAATCGCGCGGGATTTGGGACACAGTCAATTGATCGTTAAAAAAGCGGATGGCCATATTCAAACAGAGTCTACTTACAAATAGACTCTTAAAAGCTTTTTACCAAAATTTCTTTATTACTGCGGAAAGCTGTTTTTTCAATAATTCAGTATCCCCATCATTCCAAATAGCAATATCAGCCTTTTGCATTTTTCTATCAAGTGGCCATTGAGCACGCAACCGAGCTGTGATCTGATCTTCACTCCAACCGCGCGCACTAATACGAGATCGCACCACACTTTCGGAACAGCCAATCGCAATAACTTTTTCAAATTCTGTTTCCGCCTCCGTCTCATAAAGCAAGGGAATCACCACCAGCACATCCTGGTCTTGCGCTAACAATTTCTCTGATTGTCTTTTCCATTCTTCGCGAATAATGGGATGCAAAATAGCATTAAGCTCCGACAACCGCTTCGCATCATGAAATATCGTTTCAGCAAGTTTAGCGCGATTCAATGTCCCATCTGCATGAAAATAATTTTCTCCAAAAAGAGTTTTAATTTTTTCCCAGGCCGGTTTTCCGGGTATGACAATTTCACGCGCAATTTCATCGGTATCAATCACATGCCAACCCATTTCACTCAACAACTTAGCTGCCGTGCTTTTACCACATCCCAACCCGCCCGTGAGTCCGATCAAATGAGCCATATTACAAAATTTCCAGTTTCAACCCGTCATGAGCTAAAAACATTTTCGACGGCAAAGTTTCTCCCACTTCCGCATGAGAAATAGCGTGAGCCAAATGAGTAAAATAAGTCGCATGGGCGCCAACTTGCCGTGCCGTCTCAATCGCTTCCGGCAAACTTAAATGAGTCGGATGCGATTTAAAACGCAACCCATCTAAAATCAAATAAGGAATTTGTTGAATTTGAGAAATCACCGATTCTGGAAGAGATTTGCAATCACTAAAATAAGCTAATTTTGGCACACCTTGATAATCCACACGATATCCCCAAGTGCGAACCTTGCCATGCGGCACCTCCAACGGATTCCATGTTAAGCCGCATAATTCAAACGGGCCTTGAACCGCATGCGGTTCGGGATGCACGTAACCCTTAAAGCGATTTTCACCATTGAACGCGTAAAAGAAAACCCGACTTAACGTTTCTAAGGCTTCGCGGCTACCATACAATGGCATCGCGCGATTTTCCATTTCACAAAAACGGCGAAGATCGTCCATACCCAAAATATGGTCGGCATGCGCGTGCGTATAAACTACCGCATCGACTCGATTAATTTTTTCCCGCAAAAGCTGTTGACGCAAATCGGGCGTCGTATCAACCAGCACGCAGCCTTGTTCCGTTTCCAAATAAATGGAAGAACGCGTGCGCTTATCACAGGGATCATTGGAAGTGCAAACCGAACAATCGCATCCAATCATCGGAATGCCTTGAGAAGTGCCAGTGCCCAGAAACGTTAGCTTCATGAATTCATTAAAAGTTCGATTTCATTGTTGCCTTATTCTAGAAAAGTGAAAAGTGGAAAAATTTCCCCGCTTCTGTTAAAACCAAGCTAACCGTCATGCTGCAAACCTTGCACATTAAAAATCTGGCTTTGATCGAATCGATTCTATGGGAAGTGCCCATAGGCTTTACCGCTTTGACAGGCGAAACAGGCGCTGGCAAATCGATTGTGATTGATGCCATCTCGCTCGTGCTTGGCGAACGCGCGGATAAGACCTTAATTCGCTCCGGCACAGAATCGGCTACGGTAGAAGCGGTTTGGGATCTCGCTACCAATCCCGATTTGTTAAAAACCATCAACCATTTACTGGAAAAATCAGGAGTGGAACCTTGCGAAGAAGGAGTTTTAACCATGAAACGCTCGCTTCTAGCTAATGGCCAAAATCGCCAATTCATCAATCATTCCGCTGTTTCATTACAATTATTAAAACAAATCGGCGATCATCTCGCTGACATGCATGGCCCCCACGATCATCAATCTTTACTTTCCAACGATACACAACGCGAATTGCTGGATGCCTACGGGCATTTGGATTCATTTACCTCTAGCACCCAGCAAACTTGGCAGTGCTGGAACAATGCTGTAAAAACCTATGAACAGTTAAAACAAGAAATACAAACCTCAGATCAAGAAATCTCTCTTTTAACCTTTCAAGTAGAAGAAATCGAAAAAGCGCACTTGCAAGAAAATGAGGAAGAAATTTTGGCGCCACAAATGGATCGCATTCACAATTTTCAAAAACTATTACAACTCACGCAACAACTGCAAATTATTTTAGATGAAAACGAAAATAGCGCGATTAATCAACTCGGTCAGGCTGAACGGTTGCTTTCACAACTGATAACGTTGGATGGCGAAACTCAGAACCTTCAAGATTATGCGCACACAGCTCAAAGCGCCTTGCAAGAATGGGCGCGCGAGTTGAGTTCTTATCAAGATCGATTAGATTTAGATCCTCAACAAGCAGCAGAAATGGAATCACGCTACAATTTAATTCAATCTTTAAAACGAAAATATGGCGGAAGCTTAATCGAAGTGTTGACTCGCGCTCGAGAAGGGCGCGAACGTTTGAATCGTATCACAAAACGGGATGAAATTTTGGAAAAATCTCAAAAAGAAATGAAGGAAACGGAGGTTACTTATCGCGCTTCAGCTAAAAAACTAAGTCAAGCCCGCAAAAAAGCATCAGAGAAATTGAGTCAAGCCATTACCAAACAATTGCAAGAGTTGGGCTTCAAAAAAGCGCTCTTTACTGTGACCTCTACCCCAACCGATCACCCTGCTTCACACGGTTTGGATGCTATAGAATTTTTATTTGCTCCCAACATGGGAGAAGGCGAAAAACCTTTGCGCGCAATCGCCTCGAGTGGAGAAATGGCACGGGTAATGCTGGCGATTAAAACCTCATTAGCGGAACAAGATCAAGTGCCTTTGTTAATTTTCGATGAAGTGGACGCCAATGTAGGTGGAGAAATTGGCACACGCGTGGGGCAAAAACTAAAAGCACTGAGCGCGCATCACCAAATTTTTTGCATCACCCACCTTCCTCAAGTCGCAGCACTAGGCAATCAACATATTGCGATTTCCAAGCAAACTCGCCAACAACGAACCGTCACCGAACTACAAGTCCTAAACGACAAAGAGCGAATCGAAGAACTCGCTCGTATGTTAGGCGGTAGCCATGCTTCATCTCGCGCTTTGGCGGAAGCCTTGCTAAAAGCTTAAAGCAATAACATTGTGAAACGCATTTTAATTTTAACAGCTGCGTTTGGTGAAGGACACAATGCGGCGGCGCGCAATTTACAAGCTGCTTTTGAACATCTCTATCCGAATCAAGTTCAAGTTATCGTGCATGACTTATTTGCAAACTGCTACGGATTTTTAAATGACGCAACAAGAAACGCCTATTTATCCATCGTAAATTATTTGCCCCAAGTTTGGGATGTTTTATATTACTGGCTCGATAGATCCGCTACCCTGCAAAATTTTACTGCATCTCCAGGAATTATGCGGAGCGCTTTTAAAAAAATTTTAAATGCGTTCCAGCCCGATCTTATCATTTCAGTTTATCCCACTTATCCTATCTTATTACGAGATTGTTTAAATTCCAAGCCACTCCCTTTTTTGAATGTTGCGATTGTAACGGATTCCATCACCGTCAATTCTATTTGGCATCGAACACCTTGCGACTACTTTTTTGTGCCAAATTCTCTTACAGCTGATTTATTGCAACGACGCGGTGTGAAAATCGAATCATTGCAAGCATTAGGTTTTCCAGTCTCACTAGTTTTTTCACAATTACAAAATCTTGAGCCTCCTTCGGAAAAAAAACGGCTGCTTTTTATGATTAACTCCCGTCACCGCCAAGCTCTGCAGGTTGTTCAAAAATTACTACAACATGACCATCTAGAAATGACAATTACCTGTGGCAAACATTCATCTCTAAGGAAATCATTTCAAAAACTCTGTGAAAGACATGATAATCGTTGTCAAATTTTGGGTTGGACACCAGAAATTCCGCGTTTGCTGCGAACGCACCATGTCGTTCTTAGTAAAGCAGGCGGCGCAACAACTCAAGAAGCCATCGCGGCACAATGTCCCATGATCGTAAACCAAGTGGTGCCGGGACAGGAAGAAGGAAATTTTGAATTATTGCGACGTTATGACGCGGGCTATTTTGCCGCTCAACCCGAAACTATTAGCCAGTGTGTAAATGAAATATTCGCTAATCGTGCTCAACGTTGGCAAGAGCTTCGTCAAAACATTAGTCGCTTAAGCCGACCTCGAGCATCGCTTGATATTGCTGAATTTTTATGGGAAAAACTTCAATCTCGATAAGCGATAACTTCAATTTCCACTTGAGCGCCCAAAGGTAAAGCAACCACTTGAATAGTGGAACGAGCAGGCGGCTCTTTAGAAAAATAATCGCGATACACTTCGTTCATGGCAGCAAATTGAGTCAAATCAACCAGGAAAACTGTGGCTTTTAAAACACGCTCCATCGAAGAGCCGGCACTTTCAAGCAAAGCTGTAATATTTTCCAGCACTTGACGTGTTTGCGCCCGAATATCGCCCTCGACCAATTTCCCCGTCTCTTTGCTCACGGGAATTTGTCCAGCTAAAAAAATGAGCTTATCCCATGCCACGCCTTGAGAGTAAGGCCCTACTGCAGGCATGACTTTCTCTGAAACAATGATTTGCTTGGCCATCTATTTCGCTGTAAACATTTCAAAGAACAAGTCAATCCTCATGTCGAAAAGATATTGACCCCGGAAAAAATCAAAACAAAATATATTATTATGGCAGTTGTCCAAGAAACCGAACTTAATGCTGGTCAGTTAGAAACTTTAAAACGCGCTCGAGTTGCTTACGAACGCAACAATTTAGAATATGCAATCACGCTGTTGCTACAACTCGTCAAAGAAGCGCCGCGCTATTTAGCCGGACGTCAATTGCTCCGAGATATTAGCATTAAAAAACATGGTTCCGCCAAGGGCGGTTTTATGGGTTTAGGTTCGGTTGCGTCAGCGCCCCAGTTATTAAAAGCACAATCTGCTGCCAAAAAAAATCCTGAAGAAGCCTTAGCCGTTGTGGAACAGGTTTTATCTACCGACCCTTTTAATAAACAGGCCAATGAACTTCTCAGCCAAATCGCTAAAACTATGGACATGTCTGAAGTAGCCTGTTTAGCTCATGAAACCTTACAACGCGCCAATCCTCAGGATATTAAAAATCTTCACGCTTTAGGTCGACTTTATTTGGAAGCCAAAAATCCAAAAGCGCGAGACGTTTATGCTGCCATTTTGAATATCAAACCTAATGACGGAGAGGCTTTGAGCAATTTAAAAAATGCAGAAGCTATTGGCACGTTGCAAAAAGGTTGGGCCAGCGCGGGTTCTTATCGAGACGTTTTGGCCGACAAAGACACAGCATTAAAATTAGAACAGGAAAGTAAAATCACGAAATCAGAAGAAGCTATCGACCAACTGATCGCAGAACATTACGCTAAACACCAAGCTGAACCCAAAAACATTCTTCACGCTCGTCGCATCGCCGATCTTTATCGACAAAAAAATGATCACACCAACGCCCTCGCTTACTATCAGTATGCTTACGATCTTTCGGGAAAAACTGATCCGGGTTTGGAAAAGATCATGTATGAAGTGCGTTTAAAACAATACGACGATCTCATCCAACAATGGAAAACGTTTATTGCAACGAATCCGAACGATCCAGAAATCAAAACGCATCAAGCTACCTTGGAAACTTGTGAAAAGCAACGAGCGGACTTAGTGCTACAAGAAGCCCGCAATCGAGTCATCAAATATCCTAACGATCTTCAATTCCGATTTGAATTGGGCGAAGCGCTTTATCAGGCCGGCGATGTGGGCGGCGCCATTCCTGAACTTCAAGCGGCATTGCGCCAACCTAATGCACGTTTAAACGCCATGTTTTTATTAAGCCTTTGTTTTAAAACCAAAGGACAGCTCGATATCGCAGCAAAGCGTTTGGAGGAAGCGTCTTCAGAAGTTTTGAGTATGGATGATATGAAGAAAAACATTCTTTATCATCTCGGTTTAATCTACGAAGAAATGAAGCAACCAGAAAAATCAATCAACGCTTTCAAACAAATCTACGAAGTGGATTATGGTTATCGCGACGTCGCGCAACGAGTAGAAAATTTCTATCAAAAATCTTCTTGAGCCCTATTCCAACCTCTCCCCCATCCGAAGATTCTTCGGACTGCCTCCAAACTCCGAATCAAATTCAAACGATGTTTGGAAGAATTGCTTCGCGCTACGATTTTTTCAATCGTTTCCTCAGTTTAGGACAAGACATTCGATGGCGAAAACATTTAGTCCAAGCCGCAATTTGCGAAAACCCTGCGATTATTTTAGATTTAGCCACTGGAACAGGCGATGTCCTTCAAGCCCTCCATTACGCTTCAATCCCTTATGGAGGCATGGCTTGGGGTGTGGATTTTAGCCAACCCATGCTGGAACAAGCCAAAAAGAAAGGCCTTTCAAACCTTTGCTTAGCCAATGTTATGGAATTACCATGCCGCGATCATTCTGTAGACGTCATTACTATTGCATTTGGATTAAGAAATTTGGATGATAGAAAAAAATTTTTCTTAGAGGCTCTACGTGTATTGAAAGATACTGGAAAATTATTGATTCTAGAATTTTCTCAACCCGTTCGACTTCTCGCTCCATTTTACTTCTTTTATCTGAACCAAATCCTTCCTCGATTTGCCAATTTATTGGGAGCGGACACCGAAGCCTATCGCTATTTAAGCGAATCCATCTCTCAATTTCCTAATAAATTAGAATTGAACCAAGAACTGTCAGAGGCTGGTTTCGAACGCATTTCTGTTCGATCTTATTGTTTCGGCGGCGTGGCATTTCACGAAGCTTATCCACCAGGACGAGTCACAGCAGCGGGTTGAGCTTCAGACAAAGTTTCCCCTCGCATTTGCTCCGCATTCACGCCTCCAATCACACGAAATGCACCGCCAATATTGACTAAACGTGGTCGCGTTTCAACACTCGCATAATCTTCTTGGTGTAACATTTCTCCATCCACCCCAAATTCAAAATAGCGAAACTGTTCCGCACCGGTTCGAAATAAAATATGCCATTTTTCACCCCCTTCTATCTCAGTTTCCGGATCTTGACCCGACATCAAAAAACCTAACGGTTTACACATCAACACAGCATTATTATCTTCACTCTCTATTTGCGCATACAGCGTCACTCGATCTTCGATCAAATTAGCAATCAAACTAAATGTGCGACGCTCATTAGAGCCCGGCATACCTCGTTGTTCTGACCAAATCGCCCTTCCTTTAATCACACTAAAAACAACCTTCGGCGAAATCAAATCGCCCTCACCATCGGGCGATTGCAAAACAGCAGAAACTTCATAAGAATCAATTTCACGAATTTGATAATAAGGCACCAAATCGAATTTAAATTTTGCCTCATCACCAGGCTCAAGAGTCAAAGGGGGCAACGAAAAATCGCGCGCTTTTCGCGCTAACAGTCCATTGGAACGTTTCACCAAAAATCGCAACCAACTTTGTCCGCCCTGCTCCTGAAACTTTAAAGTTTTTCCACTTTCGTTTTTAACCACGATCTCCAAAACAATGGGTTCATATAAAAGATAATTCACCCGTGGTCGCACGATCTGCAACTGCACCTGACTTTGTGCAACCGTTGCAAAACCCAAAAAACAAATAATCCAGACCCAACACTTCATCTTTCTCTTTTATCCCAGGTTCTATTCGGCAACAAGAGCGAAGTTCGTGAAAGCTAAACGCCCCAATCACACATTCCTCTTGCGGAATTGGTTAATTCGACCTAACCAGACACCACATCGCCCAAGGCTTGCAACACATTTTCCACAGTTATTCGGCGCAAACAAGCTTGCGTTTCTGCAATCTGACAATTCCGCGAAAAGCAAGGAATACACGACAAATCCAGTTGTAATACTCGCGAATTCGTCGTCCAAGGCCCTGTCTTTTCCGGGCTCGTGGGTCCAAACAAAGCAATTAAAGGTTTTCCCAACGCCGCGGCAACATGCATCGGACCAGAATCGGAAGAAATCACCGCCTGCGCTCGTCGCATCAAATCAAGTAACTGCTCAAAGTTCGTTTGATTCGTTAAATCCAAAGTTTCAGCAATATGGAAAGGTTCGCCTTGGCCTACCACGACTAATTTCTGCGGTGCCAATCGTCTAGCTAAAGACGAAACCAAATCCTTCGGCAATACTTTTGTTGGCCAACGCGAAAACGGATGCACCAAAACAAAAGATTCTGGAACATTTTTCATTGTCTCAGTGCCTTTAGGCAAAGGAAATTCCAACGTGTCACAAGCCACACCTAAAAAATTGAGCACTTGCCGATAACGCGCAATCGCATGCCCAGAAGTAATGGGCGCCTTTTCTTGATAAAAAAAACCGGCTCCTTCACGACAATCGCTCATCCCGATTTTGCGATACCCCCGAGCGGCGGCGGCAATCAAACCGGAACGCAAAAGCCCCTGCAAATCGATAACCCACTCATAAAAATCCTCTCGCAGTTGCGATAAAAAATTTCGCAACGTTCCGATCCCCCATTCCTTACGAGGAAAAACAATAACCTTTCGCACATAAGGATTATTTTTCAACAAACTCGCATATTCTCGGTTAATCACCCAATCCACAGCTTCAACTCCAGGATGACGCGCCAAAGCCGTTGCAATCGGAAGCGCATGAATCACATCACCGAAACTGCTCGGTTTAATGAGCAAAACTCGCATCTATCTCCCTTCAGCCAAACGATCTGCTAAACTTTCTGGCAATCCCACAGCAACAATTTTTGCTTGGGATTTAGCCAAATCGTAGGCCACTCGACGTAGTTCAACTGTGCGCGCTTCCTCGTCATAAATCACATAAGATGCTCGCCAATCGCCATCGCGCGGCTGTCCAACACTACCCGCGTTCACCAAATATTTGCGTTTGGGTTCTACTGTAAACGTAGAAAATTCTATCGCGTCAATTTCAGCATTTTTTACAAAAACTTGTGGCACATGCGTATGACCAATAAAACAAAGCGGATCGATTTGATAA encodes:
- a CDS encoding SRPBCC domain-containing protein, which encodes MEQKTKIHAEEGKQDLVITREFDLPLELLFKAYVEPEMVEQWMGTKVLKLENKKHGSYQFETTDPHGNKHKFNGTIHEFNPNRKITRTFEMENTPFEVQLEFLEFEKLTDSTSKLTMHIVYRSIALRDQMLQLPFAQGINMAHDRLQDMASKLK
- a CDS encoding DUF4256 domain-containing protein, whose amino-acid sequence is MKNNKKELPSKQREELLKILKTRFEKNMSRHKGLEWAKVQVRLEAHSKKLWSLNEMEQTGGEPDVVGHDKKTGEYIFFDCSPESPKGRTSICYDREALESRKEHKPENSVMDMAEAMGVELLTEEQYLDLQKLGNFDTKTSSWVKTPDDIRKLGGALYCDRRYGRVFVGHNGAQSYYSARGFRGALRV
- a CDS encoding metalloregulator ArsR/SmtB family transcription factor, coding for MNLRRDVFQAIADPTRRAILLLVASQSMTAGSIAANFDTARPTVSKHLQILTECQLLKQKQNGREIYYYFNAKKMKEVANFIEPFRRLWEDRFNKLEMVMKKYKNK
- a CDS encoding GIY-YIG nuclease family protein, with amino-acid sequence MQSKKTGRRYVGSCENLQRRFLQHNTGQSVSTRHGISWRLIYISRVFQHSS
- a CDS encoding MBL fold metallo-hydrolase, whose product is MKLTFLGTGTSQGIPMIGCDCSVCTSNDPCDKRTRSSIYLETEQGCVLVDTTPDLRQQLLREKINRVDAVVYTHAHADHILGMDDLRRFCEMENRAMPLYGSREALETLSRVFFYAFNGENRFKGYVHPEPHAVQGPFELCGLTWNPLEVPHGKVRTWGYRVDYQGVPKLAYFSDCKSLPESVISQIQQIPYLILDGLRFKSHPTHLSLPEAIETARQVGAHATYFTHLAHAISHAEVGETLPSKMFLAHDGLKLEIL
- the recN gene encoding DNA repair protein RecN; its protein translation is MLQTLHIKNLALIESILWEVPIGFTALTGETGAGKSIVIDAISLVLGERADKTLIRSGTESATVEAVWDLATNPDLLKTINHLLEKSGVEPCEEGVLTMKRSLLANGQNRQFINHSAVSLQLLKQIGDHLADMHGPHDHQSLLSNDTQRELLDAYGHLDSFTSSTQQTWQCWNNAVKTYEQLKQEIQTSDQEISLLTFQVEEIEKAHLQENEEEILAPQMDRIHNFQKLLQLTQQLQIILDENENSAINQLGQAERLLSQLITLDGETQNLQDYAHTAQSALQEWARELSSYQDRLDLDPQQAAEMESRYNLIQSLKRKYGGSLIEVLTRAREGRERLNRITKRDEILEKSQKEMKETEVTYRASAKKLSQARKKASEKLSQAITKQLQELGFKKALFTVTSTPTDHPASHGLDAIEFLFAPNMGEGEKPLRAIASSGEMARVMLAIKTSLAEQDQVPLLIFDEVDANVGGEIGTRVGQKLKALSAHHQIFCITHLPQVAALGNQHIAISKQTRQQRTVTELQVLNDKERIEELARMLGGSHASSRALAEALLKA
- the coaE gene encoding dephospho-CoA kinase (Dephospho-CoA kinase (CoaE) performs the final step in coenzyme A biosynthesis.), translated to MAHLIGLTGGLGCGKSTAAKLLSEMGWHVIDTDEIAREIVIPGKPAWEKIKTLFGENYFHADGTLNRAKLAETIFHDAKRLSELNAILHPIIREEWKRQSEKLLAQDQDVLVVIPLLYETEAETEFEKVIAIGCSESVVRSRISARGWSEDQITARLRAQWPLDRKMQKADIAIWNDGDTELLKKQLSAVIKKFW
- a CDS encoding DUF2188 domain-containing protein; translated protein: MKRTIIEVKPSRGGGWEAKMRGNGERIIINNNKARVISAARQIARDLGHSQLIVKKADGHIQTESTYK